CTGCCTGAAAAGTTCCAGCATATCTTTAAAAAAGGCAACTTTTGCTCCGCCTGTACCATTGTGTGTAGCCAGCCAAATTAGCTTAAACGGGTTGGTTTTAGCCAGCTGTCCGCCAATATTCTGATCGGGAAACTCACTGCCTGCATGGTCGATATAATCCAAAATGCGTATGGCTGCCTGGTCTTGCCAGCTTAGTTTTAATGCCAGATCCGGATCTGTTTTTGTGTTTCTGTAATAATGTAATGCGGCCTGATTTCGTTTTAAAACCGGGAAAACCCAGTTGCGTATGGCTTCATGAATTTCAACTACATTTTCCGAATTGCGAATAATTTTTTCGAGAACCGGGTTTTCATCCAGCAATTTTTGTAGTGTTTTTCGGGCACGCACCGAAATGCCCACCTTATCCCAAAAAGCAATTGAATCCATGGCATTAAGTTTTACTGTAGTTGCTGTACTATTTTAAGTTACTAAAAATGGGGCGTAAATCAAAAGGAAATGGCCATATTCTGAGCCGTATGTTGCGAAAGTTCTGCCTTGAAAATCAAAATATTATAGTGCAATGAGTGCCATTTGTTTATTTCGATTATCTTTGTGCCGGTTTTTTAAAAAATAACAAAGAATTCCCGCAAGGGAAGGAACACCTAATAGTTGAAATAATGACACATAAAGCAGGATTTGTGAATATTGTTGGAAATCCAAACGTAGGAAAATCAACAATAATGAATGCACTGGTAGGCGAAAAACTGTCTATCATTACCCAAAAGATGCAAACCACGCGTCACCGTATAAAAGGCATTGTTAGCGGCAACGATTTCCAGATTGTTTATTCCGATACTCCCGGTATTTTAAAGCCCAGTTACAAGCTACAGGAATCGATGATGAAATTTGTTGATACCGCGTTAATTGATGCTGATGTAATCCTTTTTGTTACCGATGTAAAAGAGAAAGTGGATAAAAATCCGGAGTATATTGAGAAAGTACGAAAATCGAATATGCCGGTTATTGTTTTGCTTAATAAAATTGATTTGTCGAACCAGGAAGAGGTAGTAAAACTCTACAATCACTGGTCGGATACTTTTCCAGGGGCCGATGTATTTCCCATTTCGGCACTCGAAAAATTTAATATCGAACCAATTTTCGACCGGATACTTGAACTGTTGCCCGAAGGGCCTGCCTTTTTCCCAAAAGACGAATTAACAGATCGTAACGAACGATTTTTTGTGCAGGAGATTATTCGCGAGAAGATTTTGCTGCATTACCAGAAAGAAATTCCGTATTCGGTTGAAGTGGAAGTAGAGGAATTTAAAGAAGAAGAAAAGATTATTCATATCCGATCGGTAATTCATGTTTCACGTGATAGTCAGAAAGGGATTATAATTGGTCACCAGGGAAAGATGATTAAGCGTGTTGGAACAGAAGCCCGAAAAGATGCCGAAGAATTTTTTGGCAAGAAAATATTCATGGAACTATATGTAAAAGTAGCCAAAGACTGGCGCGAAAAAGATGGTTCGTTAAAACAATTCGGGTACGATAAATTTTAGTTTTTACTCGAATTTATAACCTGGCAGTTGTAGGTTATTAAATTGTTGGGCTATTTATAAATTGAATTTCAGAAAAAATGAGCAGCAGAATAGTAGCAATAGTTGGACGCCCCAACGTAGGAAAATCGACCTTGTTTAATCGTCTTATTGAACAGCGAAAAGCCATTGTTGACGAAACAGCAGGTGTAACCCGCGACCGTAATTACGGCAAAGGCGAATGGTCGGGTGTGGAGTTCTCGGTAATCGATACCGGTGGTTATGTGGTAAACTCTGATGATGTTTTTGAAGCAGAAATAAACAAACAAGTGCATTTGGCCATCGATGAAGCCGATGTGATTGTTTTTTTGGTAGATGTAGAGGCCGGCATAACCGACCTGGATGATGCCATTGCCAATATTTTACGCCGAAGCAAAAAAGAGGTTTTGCTGGTTGTTAATAAAGTTGACAACAATGCCCGGATACTTGACGCACAGGAATTTTATGGCCTGGGACTGGGCGAAATTCAATGCATTTCGTCGATGACCGGTAGCGGAACAGGTGATATGTTGGATGAGCTGGTAAAAAAATTCCCACACAAAGACGCACTGGAAGAGGAGCACGAGCTTCCCTACCTGTCGGTGGTAGGAAGGCCAAATGTTGGAAAATCATCTTTCATAAATGCATTAATTGGCGAAGACCGGAACATTGTTACCGATGTGGCCGGAACAACCCGCGACTCGATACATACGCGCTACAACAAATTTGGCCACGATTTTATGATTGTAGATACTGCCGGCTTGCGAAAAAAAGGAAAGGTTAGCGAAGACCTGGAGTTTTATTCGGTTTTACGCTCGGTACGGACCATCGAAAACTCGGATGTGTGTTTATTGTTAATTGATGCAACCCGCGGAGTAGAAGCCCAGGACATGAACATTATGAACCTGATTCTAAAAAATAAAAAGGGGGTGGTTATTTTGGTTAATAAATGGGATTTGATAGATAAGGATACCATGACCACCAAAAAAATGACCGAAGAAATTCAGCAACGCCTGGCACCATTTACCGATGTACCTATTCTTTTTATTTCGGCACTTACCAAACAGCGTGTACACAAGGCGCTTGAAATAGCCATGGAGGTATATCAAAACCGTAAACAACGTATTAAAACTTCGGAACTAAACGAAGTGTTGCTTGAAGCGATTGAAAATTATGGTCCGCCATCGGTAAAAGGGAAATTTATAAAAATTAAATATTGCACCCAACTGCCTTCGCCTACACCAGCCTTTGCCTTGTTTGCCAATTTGCCGCAATACATCAGAGCGCCTTATAAAAGGTATATCGAAAACCAGTTGCGCGATAATTTTAATTTTACAGGTGTTCCTATTCAAATTTATTTCAGGCAGAAATAGAGGGAGCTGGGATCCGGAAGTCGGAAGTCCGAAGGTTGAAGTCAGAAAATTCCATCTGTAGTTATTGCAGGTGGAATTTTTAGTTTTGCGGAGGTGTGTAATCTTCGGGTAGCGAATTGGCAAAATTTTTCATATCCATATAGCCATCAATAATAAAATTAACATTGGGGCTGGTACCGTTAGGGCGGATAGTGAAGGATTGCCGGGACGGATAAATGACCGATTTCTTTTGTGAAAAGTAATAACGGTCGGTTAAAAATTCCTCGGGAATAGGAAAGAGGTCGTCATCAAAGCGGTAAAACACCTCAAGTTTTTGGGCTTGTATTACAAATTCTTTGGCCGGCGTACTTAATTCATTGTTTTCAAGCTGGTAAAAGGCTGCTGCCTCGGTTTCAGGGTAAACTTTAATTTTGTAACCCTCTGCTCCCGGATTATTGTCGTAAATCGATTTTAAAAAATGCCTGTACGATCCGTGATAGGTAATCCTACGGTTATGGTTAAAATAGTCTGCCTTATGTGGTTGCTCCTTATCAAGTGGTTCATAGTAAAAATAACCTTTTAGTTTCATTACCTCTCCGCCATCCAACGATTTTAATGGAATTTGTTGGCCTTCAGGGCCATCGTACATTTTTACGCTAAATTCTTGAAGCACAAGTTTTATCCGGTAGCCCAGGTAGTTATTTTCAATGAGTAGCGCATTTTTCGAGCTGGCCAAAAACTGCATTTCATCTCTGTTAAAAACAAGGTTGCTGTCATTTAAAACCTTAATTTTATCGCGGTATTGCCGAATAAAGTGCGAGTAGAAAAAGCGCAGATTGCGTTTTCGCTTGTTCTTTCCCGAAACATTAACGCCTGAAATATTATAATTCGAAGGATGAAGCTGAATGTGAAGCTTGCTGCTTTCTTTTAGTGTTTTTATATGGGCATCAAAAGCAACATGGTCGGCCACCAGCACACAGGGAAAAAAAGGTGCTTTTAACGAAAAATTACCCAGCGAATCGCTGATGCAACCTATGGTGGTGCCCGAAATAAAAACTTCGGTGTGTGAAATGGGTTCTTGTGTTTGCGCATGGGTTACCCGGCCTTCAAGCATTTTTTGTTGTGCCTGTGCAGAGTTTATGGTAATAAATACAGAAAATACGAATAGAAACCAGCGGTTTAGAATCATTGTTTTTGTTTTTACAAAAGAAAGCAAAAATTATTCCACACCACCATAGGCTCTTTCCATTACATTAATTTATTTCTTAAATTGGCTAAAATTCTTCTGATACAAAACAATTAAGGTAGAAGAGTTCTCAGAAGATAAATTGAACTGTTATGGCACGTTTTCTAAAAGATCGTTCAAAAGCGAAAGGTATGGTTCCCGGCTCGCTGGTATTAATTGGCAGGCAGAAAATGGAACAAACCCTTATTCAGTACATCGGGTACAACAAAGAAGAGTTGCAGGAAAAAACACTTAGTTCGGTGGACGAGATTAAACAAAGTTTTGCACCGGGAAAGGTGAATTGGATAAACATTTACGGTTTGCACGATTTGGAAATGATTAAGAAGATAGGAGAAGATTTTGGTTTTCCTTCGCTTTTACTCGAAGATATTGTGAACACAGACCAACCGCCGAAGTATGAAAATGGAGTAGCTTACGATGGTTTTATTTTGAAAATGCTTCATAAAGAAAAGGATTCAAACCGTATTAATGCCGAGCAAATCACCCTATTGTTGGGAGAGAATTATGTGTTAACGCTGCAGGAACGAAAAGGCGATTTCTTTGAGTCTGTACGCGAACGCATTCGTAAAAGTAAAGGCCGGATTCGCTCGTGTGGAAACGATTATCTGGCTTATGCTTTAATGGACGCACTGGTAGACAATTATTCAATTTTAATTGAAACAATTGGACGGCAGGTTGAAGATATTGAAGATCGGTTGTTTAAATCGATGGACACCAAAATTGTTGAAGAAATTTACCAGTTTAAAACTGAACTAAACTATATCCGTAAAGCCGTTCGGCCGGTGCGCGAAGTTATTGCTTCGCTTTTACGAACCGAGGATACCTTCTTTCACGAAAAAAATACCGCTTACCTGAAAGATTTAAGCGACCTGGTAGCACAATCGTCAGAAGCTGTTGAGCTTTATAATAATATGACTTCCGATCAGCTAAATATTTATAACTCAAACATTAGCAATCGAATGAATGAGGTAATGAAGATCTTAACAATCTTCGCATCTATTTTTATTCCATTAACTTTTATAGCCGGTATTTACGGGATGAATTTTGAGTATATTCCCGAGCTGAAATTTAAGTATGGCTACCTTGTTTTTTGGATTGTTATTCTTATACTTGGCGGCGGATTATTAATGTATTTTAAACGAAAAAAGTGGCTGTAAAAAAGCTGTAACAATTACACAAATGCACGACATTGAAAATATAGAATTAAAGTACCTTACTTTTGATGATTATCAGGAGCTTAAGCAGGCAATGATTGAGGCTTACTCCAACATGCCCAATGCGTACTGGAAAGAGCACCATATAAAATCGTTGATAAAACGTTTTCCGGAAGGGCAGGTGGTGTTAAAAGTAAATGGCCAGATTGCCGGTTGCGCCCTGGCAATTGTGGTGGAGTACGATAAATTTGAAGACAACCATACCTACAAGGAAATTACCGGAAATTATACTTTTGAAACCCATTCGCCCGATGGCGATATGCTGTATGGGATTGATGTTTTTATAAAACCAGATTTTAGGGGCTTGCGCCTGGGACGACGACTTTACGATTACCGTAAAGAACTTTGCGAAAGGCTCAATCTGAAAGGGATTGCCTTTGGAGGCCGAATCCCTAATTACCATCTTTACCAGAATGAAATGTCGCCAAAAGAATACATTCAAAAGGTGCGAACAAAAGAAATTCACGATCCGGTTCTGAACTTTCAAATCTCGAACGATTTTCATCCGGCCAAAATAATAACAGGCTACCTCGAAGACGATAAGGAATCGAATGAATATGCTGTTTTGCTGGAGTGGGATAATATTTATTACGAAAAACCCCGGAAAAAACCGGCAACAATTAAAACTGTTGTGCGTCTGGGGTTGGTTCAGTGGCAAATGAGGTCTTATAAAAATCTAAAAGACCTGATGTTTCAGGCTGAATTTTTTATCGACGCCGTTTCCAGTTATCGTTGCGATTTTGCGCTGTTCCCCGAGTTCTTTAATGCACCGCTAATGGCCGAAAACAATCACCTTACCGAACCGGAAGCAATTCGGGAACTGGCAGCCCATACTGATGATATTATCGCAAGGTTTTCGGAACTGGCCATTAGTTATAATATCAATATTTTAACCGGAAGTATGCCCGAGCTGGTGGATGGCAACTTGTACAACGCAGGTTACTTATGCCGGAGAGACGGTACCAGCGAACGTTACGAGAAATTGCATGTTACCCCTGATGAGGTAAAAGTTTG
Above is a genomic segment from uncultured Draconibacterium sp. containing:
- the corA gene encoding magnesium/cobalt transporter CorA yields the protein MARFLKDRSKAKGMVPGSLVLIGRQKMEQTLIQYIGYNKEELQEKTLSSVDEIKQSFAPGKVNWINIYGLHDLEMIKKIGEDFGFPSLLLEDIVNTDQPPKYENGVAYDGFILKMLHKEKDSNRINAEQITLLLGENYVLTLQERKGDFFESVRERIRKSKGRIRSCGNDYLAYALMDALVDNYSILIETIGRQVEDIEDRLFKSMDTKIVEEIYQFKTELNYIRKAVRPVREVIASLLRTEDTFFHEKNTAYLKDLSDLVAQSSEAVELYNNMTSDQLNIYNSNISNRMNEVMKILTIFASIFIPLTFIAGIYGMNFEYIPELKFKYGYLVFWIVILILGGGLLMYFKRKKWL
- a CDS encoding carboxypeptidase-like regulatory domain-containing protein, with product MILNRWFLFVFSVFITINSAQAQQKMLEGRVTHAQTQEPISHTEVFISGTTIGCISDSLGNFSLKAPFFPCVLVADHVAFDAHIKTLKESSKLHIQLHPSNYNISGVNVSGKNKRKRNLRFFYSHFIRQYRDKIKVLNDSNLVFNRDEMQFLASSKNALLIENNYLGYRIKLVLQEFSVKMYDGPEGQQIPLKSLDGGEVMKLKGYFYYEPLDKEQPHKADYFNHNRRITYHGSYRHFLKSIYDNNPGAEGYKIKVYPETEAAAFYQLENNELSTPAKEFVIQAQKLEVFYRFDDDLFPIPEEFLTDRYYFSQKKSVIYPSRQSFTIRPNGTSPNVNFIIDGYMDMKNFANSLPEDYTPPQN
- a CDS encoding bifunctional GNAT family N-acetyltransferase/carbon-nitrogen hydrolase family protein — its product is MHDIENIELKYLTFDDYQELKQAMIEAYSNMPNAYWKEHHIKSLIKRFPEGQVVLKVNGQIAGCALAIVVEYDKFEDNHTYKEITGNYTFETHSPDGDMLYGIDVFIKPDFRGLRLGRRLYDYRKELCERLNLKGIAFGGRIPNYHLYQNEMSPKEYIQKVRTKEIHDPVLNFQISNDFHPAKIITGYLEDDKESNEYAVLLEWDNIYYEKPRKKPATIKTVVRLGLVQWQMRSYKNLKDLMFQAEFFIDAVSSYRCDFALFPEFFNAPLMAENNHLTEPEAIRELAAHTDDIIARFSELAISYNINILTGSMPELVDGNLYNAGYLCRRDGTSERYEKLHVTPDEVKVWGMQGGHKLKALDTDCGKIGVLICYDSEFPELSRLLADEGMDILFVPFLTDTQNGYSRVRNCSQARAIENECYVAIAGSVGNLPKVHNMDIQYAQSMVFTPCDFAFPANGVKAEATPNTEMILIADVDIGLLRELNQFGSVRNLKDRRLDLFDLKKK
- the der gene encoding ribosome biogenesis GTPase Der, yielding MSSRIVAIVGRPNVGKSTLFNRLIEQRKAIVDETAGVTRDRNYGKGEWSGVEFSVIDTGGYVVNSDDVFEAEINKQVHLAIDEADVIVFLVDVEAGITDLDDAIANILRRSKKEVLLVVNKVDNNARILDAQEFYGLGLGEIQCISSMTGSGTGDMLDELVKKFPHKDALEEEHELPYLSVVGRPNVGKSSFINALIGEDRNIVTDVAGTTRDSIHTRYNKFGHDFMIVDTAGLRKKGKVSEDLEFYSVLRSVRTIENSDVCLLLIDATRGVEAQDMNIMNLILKNKKGVVILVNKWDLIDKDTMTTKKMTEEIQQRLAPFTDVPILFISALTKQRVHKALEIAMEVYQNRKQRIKTSELNEVLLEAIENYGPPSVKGKFIKIKYCTQLPSPTPAFALFANLPQYIRAPYKRYIENQLRDNFNFTGVPIQIYFRQK
- the era gene encoding GTPase Era — its product is MTHKAGFVNIVGNPNVGKSTIMNALVGEKLSIITQKMQTTRHRIKGIVSGNDFQIVYSDTPGILKPSYKLQESMMKFVDTALIDADVILFVTDVKEKVDKNPEYIEKVRKSNMPVIVLLNKIDLSNQEEVVKLYNHWSDTFPGADVFPISALEKFNIEPIFDRILELLPEGPAFFPKDELTDRNERFFVQEIIREKILLHYQKEIPYSVEVEVEEFKEEEKIIHIRSVIHVSRDSQKGIIIGHQGKMIKRVGTEARKDAEEFFGKKIFMELYVKVAKDWREKDGSLKQFGYDKF